In Leuconostoc kimchii IMSNU 11154, one genomic interval encodes:
- a CDS encoding GH25 family lysozyme, whose product MMNNSVITQKNNTKKSLSFLTWLLIIGGMIATGGVWFFAKPVLPVADTTPPGFSVQGVAINQTSGYVDYHNLTSNGIDFTYLRATTGASFSDDDYQSNYDRASAAKLKVGSIQVYDSSTNADTQAQYFIDKVGDKIGQLPIAIYVTQDQVSAQDSKERLATLIQTLTAHYEKAVVIYTTPDVKKQLASTISQTKYWLISSHANDKKVTNQFIQYSEDHTIGTGLKAIKMPTSVFNGTEKEFEEIK is encoded by the coding sequence ATGATGAATAACTCTGTAATAACACAAAAAAACAACACAAAAAAATCATTATCATTTTTGACTTGGCTTCTGATTATCGGTGGTATGATTGCTACTGGTGGGGTATGGTTCTTTGCTAAACCGGTGTTACCAGTAGCGGATACGACACCGCCCGGTTTCTCGGTACAGGGCGTGGCAATTAACCAAACGTCTGGCTATGTTGATTATCATAATTTAACATCCAACGGTATTGATTTTACTTACTTGCGTGCGACAACGGGCGCATCTTTTTCTGATGATGATTATCAATCGAATTACGATCGTGCATCCGCAGCTAAGCTAAAAGTCGGTAGTATACAGGTTTATGATTCAAGTACCAATGCCGATACACAAGCACAATATTTTATTGATAAAGTTGGCGATAAAATAGGACAGTTACCGATTGCTATTTATGTCACGCAAGATCAAGTGTCTGCGCAAGATAGTAAAGAACGTTTAGCTACCTTAATTCAGACATTGACCGCACATTATGAGAAGGCGGTTGTCATATATACTACTCCTGATGTTAAGAAGCAACTTGCATCAACCATTTCGCAAACAAAGTATTGGTTGATCAGTAGTCACGCTAATGATAAAAAGGTGACCAATCAATTTATTCAGTACAGTGAAGATCATACAATAGGAACGGGTTTGAAGGCGATAAAGATGCCAACTAGTGTCTTTAATGGCACAGAAAAAGAATTTGAGGAGATAAAATGA
- a CDS encoding DEAD/DEAH box helicase produces the protein MTIKQELQDKFKTDFEKPTPIQDAVWERFSDGESVFGLAPTGTGKTLAFILPLLSRIDTHAKRTQVLILAPSQELAMQTTAVAREWGAQVGVSVASLIGGANGRRQADKLKKEKPHIVIGTLGRVLTMSEGGVLKLNTLQTVVFDEADEMLTDERHDSLQALADQLPTSVQLGLFSATSGVDLKYVFDTFHQEVRPISVGTDAPAAIKHEFQYVDQKAKSNILIQLARHNQQALVFFNTISALVSMQATLQHAHVSVMSIGSNDKRQVQRADALRLFKKGEVALLLVTDVAARGLDIEDLPLVINAQIPQSKKTYVHRTGRTGRMGKAGQVLNLGNDHDIRNLKRELGDDFELVKAVNLHDEKPKQARSVTKDLKYTLDDQVTAESTVNKTIAKQHQHVSNQKSTIVESKRLSSVIDKPKKKKRLKASKDKGKPKWANKREE, from the coding sequence ATGACAATCAAACAAGAATTACAAGACAAGTTTAAAACAGACTTTGAAAAGCCAACACCCATACAAGATGCTGTATGGGAAAGATTTTCAGATGGTGAGAGTGTATTTGGTCTAGCACCAACTGGCACAGGAAAAACACTGGCATTTATCTTACCTTTATTGTCGCGTATTGATACGCATGCCAAGCGAACACAAGTGTTGATTTTAGCACCGAGTCAAGAGTTAGCGATGCAAACAACAGCTGTCGCGCGCGAATGGGGCGCACAGGTTGGCGTGTCAGTGGCGAGCTTAATTGGTGGCGCTAATGGTCGACGTCAGGCAGATAAATTAAAAAAAGAAAAGCCACACATCGTCATTGGTACGCTTGGTCGTGTATTAACAATGTCTGAAGGCGGTGTATTAAAATTAAATACCCTCCAAACAGTTGTTTTTGATGAAGCAGACGAGATGCTGACAGATGAACGCCATGATAGTTTGCAAGCACTTGCTGACCAACTCCCAACAAGTGTACAACTTGGCTTATTTTCTGCTACATCAGGTGTTGATTTGAAATATGTTTTTGATACGTTTCATCAAGAAGTACGACCAATTTCAGTAGGGACAGATGCGCCTGCAGCAATTAAGCATGAATTCCAATATGTTGATCAAAAAGCTAAATCAAATATACTGATTCAATTAGCGCGACATAACCAGCAAGCCTTAGTTTTTTTCAATACAATTAGTGCTTTGGTGAGTATGCAAGCGACCTTACAACATGCACATGTGAGTGTCATGAGTATTGGTAGTAATGATAAGCGTCAAGTTCAGCGTGCTGATGCGTTACGTCTTTTTAAAAAAGGTGAGGTTGCGCTGTTATTAGTAACCGATGTTGCTGCCCGTGGGCTAGATATCGAGGACTTGCCATTAGTTATTAATGCACAAATACCACAAAGTAAAAAAACTTATGTCCATCGTACGGGTCGTACAGGCCGTATGGGTAAAGCTGGTCAGGTGTTAAATCTTGGCAATGATCATGATATTAGAAATCTGAAGCGGGAATTAGGGGATGATTTTGAATTAGTTAAGGCAGTTAATCTGCATGATGAAAAGCCAAAACAGGCTCGTAGTGTGACGAAAGATTTGAAATATACGCTTGATGACCAGGTTACTGCTGAGAGTACAGTTAACAAGACGATTGCTAAACAACATCAACATGTTTCAAACCAAAAATCAACGATAGTTGAATCGAAGCGTTTGTCGTCTGTTATTGATAAACCTAAAAAGAAGAAACGCTTGAAAGCATCAAAAGATAAAGGAAAGCCGAAATGGGCAAATAAACGTGAAGAATAA
- a CDS encoding deoxynucleoside kinase → MIVLSGTIGAGKTSLTEMLADHLESKAFYESVEDNPILPLFYDNPKKYGFLLQIYFLNKRLAQIKVAQSSGKNNILDRSIYEDALLFQLTADLDRATQTEVDIYKSLVDNMMADIAGVADIKNPDLLIHVRVSFETMLDRIEKRGRSFEQIAGNPGLYDYYKELNKRYDAWFEAYDRSPKVQIDGDQFDFVMDDHARDQVLNMIDAKLLEVNA, encoded by the coding sequence ATGATTGTATTATCAGGAACCATTGGCGCTGGCAAAACAAGTTTAACCGAAATGTTGGCGGATCATTTAGAGTCAAAGGCATTTTATGAAAGTGTCGAGGATAATCCAATTTTGCCTTTGTTTTATGATAACCCTAAAAAATATGGCTTTTTATTGCAAATTTATTTTTTAAATAAGCGATTGGCACAAATAAAAGTTGCCCAATCATCTGGAAAGAATAATATTTTAGATCGGTCAATTTATGAAGATGCGCTACTATTTCAATTAACAGCAGATCTTGATCGTGCAACACAAACAGAAGTAGACATCTATAAATCACTTGTTGATAATATGATGGCGGATATCGCTGGCGTGGCAGATATTAAAAATCCTGATCTGCTCATTCATGTTCGTGTTAGCTTTGAAACCATGCTTGATCGCATTGAAAAGCGTGGTCGTTCGTTTGAACAAATTGCTGGTAATCCGGGATTGTATGATTATTATAAGGAACTAAATAAGCGTTACGATGCTTGGTTTGAAGCATATGATCGATCACCTAAGGTACAAATTGATGGCGATCAATTTGATTTTGTCATGGATGATCATGCACGCGACCAAGTTCTAAATATGATTGATGCAAAATTGTTAGAAGTTAATGCTTAA
- a CDS encoding Gfo/Idh/MocA family protein, whose product MIKFGVIGTNWITKMFIEAAYKTGEYELTKIYSRTEARGEAFLNTLAVDDVDIVTTLSDLYTNIDVVYIASPNAFHFEQSKVAIESGVHVIVEKPTTSNPTEFSEIERVLAQHPEVRYFEAARHIHQPNFKLIQQTMGELTQLQGATLVYQKYSSRYDAYLAGEEPNVLTRTYSGGALYDLGVYPIYAAIALFGAPRAVQYLPTLLTNGADGKGTANLFYDDFNVTVLFGKSANSYLPSEIYGLKETLSISNIAELETVTYYDGDGQQDNIGQVIDDNPMIHEAQDFADVINDPVGNHVRYSQWFQLAKQVNQTLFDLRSSANIVFPADQKEY is encoded by the coding sequence ATGATTAAATTCGGTGTTATTGGTACCAATTGGATTACAAAAATGTTTATTGAAGCGGCATATAAAACTGGCGAATATGAGCTTACAAAAATTTATTCTCGTACAGAGGCACGGGGTGAAGCATTTTTAAACACCTTGGCAGTTGATGATGTGGATATTGTGACAACGTTGAGTGACTTATACACAAATATCGATGTTGTTTATATTGCTTCGCCTAATGCGTTTCACTTTGAACAATCAAAAGTAGCCATTGAATCCGGTGTACATGTGATTGTTGAAAAACCAACAACAAGTAATCCAACAGAATTTAGTGAAATTGAACGCGTGTTAGCCCAACATCCTGAGGTGCGCTATTTTGAAGCTGCGCGCCATATACATCAACCTAATTTTAAGCTCATTCAACAAACAATGGGTGAATTGACACAATTACAGGGTGCAACGCTTGTTTATCAAAAATATTCTTCACGTTATGATGCCTATTTGGCAGGTGAAGAGCCTAATGTATTGACACGTACCTATAGTGGTGGCGCGTTATATGATCTTGGTGTTTATCCAATCTATGCTGCTATTGCGCTGTTTGGCGCACCACGTGCTGTACAGTATTTACCAACGTTACTGACTAATGGTGCGGATGGCAAAGGTACGGCCAACCTGTTTTATGATGACTTTAATGTTACGGTATTATTTGGTAAAAGTGCTAACTCTTATCTACCAAGTGAAATTTATGGACTAAAAGAAACCCTCTCAATATCAAACATTGCTGAATTAGAGACAGTAACTTATTATGATGGTGATGGGCAACAGGATAACATTGGTCAAGTCATTGATGATAACCCAATGATTCACGAAGCACAAGATTTTGCGGATGTGATTAATGATCCTGTAGGTAATCATGTGCGTTATAGTCAATGGTTTCAGCTTGCTAAACAAGTCAACCAAACCTTGTTTGACCTACGTTCGTCGGCAAATATTGTATTTCCGGCTGATCAGAAAGAATATTAA
- a CDS encoding M15 family metallopeptidase, giving the protein MTKGQKTIGAFILIGVIGAVIVYLPMHKHQQSKVQQSVRQSQVARASDKLPKGVRASDWQLLLVNKQHIHQNEINFKKVTVDTKQLDQRIEQPLADFRAGSKQAGYTTTLVSAYRSVAYQTQIYNQSIAQHEADGLSQSEATKLTQSVIQTPGSSEHQTGLAVDLAGSDAVAKYPMLMAQMDEFASQKWLIQHAPDYGFVLRYMNDKKSVAQTGIDYESWHFRYVGVANAKYMTKHHLTLEAYVDELTKSGKI; this is encoded by the coding sequence ATGACTAAGGGACAGAAAACTATTGGGGCATTCATTTTAATTGGTGTGATTGGGGCTGTTATCGTCTATTTACCGATGCACAAACATCAGCAAAGCAAAGTACAACAATCGGTTAGACAGTCTCAGGTGGCACGAGCAAGTGATAAGCTACCAAAAGGTGTGAGGGCATCAGATTGGCAGTTACTTTTAGTTAACAAGCAGCATATACATCAAAATGAGATCAATTTCAAAAAAGTCACGGTTGATACAAAACAATTGGATCAACGTATTGAACAACCGCTAGCTGACTTTCGTGCGGGTTCAAAACAGGCAGGTTATACAACAACGCTCGTTTCGGCTTATCGATCTGTTGCCTATCAAACACAAATTTACAACCAATCGATTGCGCAACATGAGGCAGATGGGCTCAGTCAATCAGAGGCAACTAAATTAACGCAGAGTGTGATTCAGACGCCTGGTTCTTCAGAGCATCAAACAGGACTAGCAGTTGATTTAGCAGGTAGCGATGCTGTGGCTAAATATCCTATGTTAATGGCACAGATGGATGAATTTGCTTCACAAAAATGGTTAATTCAACATGCACCAGATTATGGTTTTGTGCTACGGTATATGAATGATAAAAAGTCGGTTGCACAAACAGGTATTGATTATGAATCGTGGCATTTTCGTTACGTTGGTGTCGCAAATGCTAAGTATATGACAAAACATCATCTCACTTTAGAAGCATATGTTGATGAATTAACAAAATCCGGGAAAATTTAG
- the proC gene encoding pyrroline-5-carboxylate reductase, protein MIKYGFIGTGNMAQAIITGLLNKNVPASDIGVTSPRSADKLAERFGIVALPAQNLIDDSDIIILAFLPNQLENVTAQLDFKNKLVVSVLAGVTVAQLTSATHTTQVVRTLPNVNVAINLGVTAFSQTKLTAENNHVFQTFSSYLGERVAVDESQFAVFSAIAGSGPAYVFKFIDALAQAGVENGLEPTLATKIATQTVLGSAKTLSLSKQTAQELQDTVASPGGSTRAGLDDFKAQNFDETILHAINATISHKHL, encoded by the coding sequence ATGATTAAGTATGGTTTTATTGGTACAGGCAATATGGCACAGGCCATCATTACTGGGTTACTAAACAAGAATGTGCCAGCGAGTGATATTGGCGTTACCTCGCCACGTTCAGCTGACAAGTTAGCTGAACGATTCGGGATAGTAGCTTTGCCGGCACAAAATCTTATTGATGACAGTGATATCATTATTTTAGCTTTTTTGCCTAATCAATTAGAAAATGTGACGGCACAATTAGATTTTAAAAATAAGCTTGTTGTGTCTGTTTTGGCTGGTGTGACAGTTGCTCAATTAACGTCAGCGACACACACCACACAGGTCGTGCGTACGTTGCCGAATGTCAATGTTGCCATTAATCTTGGTGTGACAGCTTTTTCTCAGACAAAATTAACGGCGGAAAATAATCATGTTTTTCAAACATTTTCATCTTACCTGGGCGAACGTGTTGCTGTAGATGAATCACAATTTGCAGTCTTCTCGGCCATTGCTGGATCAGGGCCAGCCTATGTGTTTAAATTTATTGATGCATTAGCACAAGCAGGTGTTGAAAATGGATTAGAACCGACATTGGCGACAAAAATTGCGACACAAACTGTATTGGGATCTGCTAAAACATTATCATTAAGTAAACAAACAGCACAAGAACTACAAGACACAGTTGCATCACCTGGCGGATCAACACGTGCAGGATTAGATGATTTTAAGGCACAAAATTTTGATGAGACGATATTACATGCTATAAATGCTACCATTTCACATAAGCATTTGTGA
- a CDS encoding aminopeptidase, whose product MSLETKLDKYADLIIKRGVNVQPGQTIILYAAVDEAYFARKIVRAAYQAGAREVVLEWSDQQITKDFLTYAPADRLENIPAYEVAKANELMDNYASRISLVSQDPDGLSNVDPIRLDTFTKSKQKALGRVREATMKDDISWLVVAAAGQKWAEKVFPNLDGTDAVERLWEEILKDVRVDETSDALENWTTHIEHLKEKADWLNEQNFKELHYKNDKSDFTIGLATGHIWEAAFSHDKAGHIFIPNMPTEEVFTAPDNRHINGHVAATLPLSYQGNLIENITLDFENGRIVKATATKGRDVLEKLIATDDGSKSLGEVSLVPDPSPIAQGGVLFYNTLFDENASDHLAIGAAYASNITGGKTDKPEDLAKRGWNISDVHVDFMIGSSDMMIDGVTHDGTVVPVFRSGDWA is encoded by the coding sequence ATGTCATTAGAAACAAAATTAGATAAATATGCTGATCTCATCATCAAACGTGGCGTCAATGTTCAACCTGGTCAAACAATTATTTTGTACGCAGCCGTTGATGAAGCATACTTTGCTCGTAAAATTGTTCGTGCAGCTTATCAAGCTGGTGCACGAGAAGTTGTCTTAGAATGGTCTGATCAACAGATAACAAAAGACTTTCTAACGTATGCACCTGCTGACCGTTTAGAAAATATTCCCGCCTATGAAGTTGCAAAGGCGAATGAACTAATGGATAATTACGCATCACGCATTTCTCTTGTATCGCAAGATCCTGATGGTTTGTCCAACGTCGATCCTATACGGCTTGATACTTTCACTAAATCTAAACAAAAAGCCCTAGGTCGAGTAAGAGAAGCAACCATGAAAGATGATATTTCATGGTTAGTTGTCGCTGCTGCTGGTCAGAAATGGGCGGAAAAAGTATTTCCCAATTTGGATGGCACCGATGCAGTTGAACGTTTATGGGAAGAAATTTTAAAAGATGTCCGCGTAGATGAAACGTCAGACGCACTTGAAAACTGGACGACTCATATCGAACATCTGAAAGAAAAAGCCGATTGGCTAAATGAGCAGAATTTCAAAGAATTACACTACAAAAACGACAAATCAGATTTTACGATTGGATTAGCGACAGGACATATTTGGGAAGCGGCTTTTTCGCATGACAAAGCTGGTCATATTTTTATTCCAAACATGCCCACTGAAGAAGTCTTTACTGCACCAGACAACCGCCATATTAATGGCCATGTCGCAGCAACTTTACCACTATCTTATCAGGGGAACTTAATTGAAAATATCACGCTAGATTTTGAAAATGGCCGCATTGTCAAAGCAACAGCCACAAAAGGCCGTGATGTTTTAGAAAAGTTAATTGCTACTGACGATGGCTCAAAATCACTTGGTGAAGTTTCTCTTGTCCCAGATCCCTCACCCATTGCTCAGGGTGGTGTTTTATTTTATAACACACTGTTTGATGAAAATGCTTCTGATCACTTGGCAATTGGTGCAGCATATGCTTCCAATATCACTGGTGGCAAAACTGATAAACCAGAAGATCTAGCAAAACGCGGTTGGAATATTTCAGATGTTCACGTTGATTTCATGATTGGCTCATCTGATATGATGATTGATGGTGTTACACATGATGGTACAGTAGTTCCTGTTTTTCGTTCTGGTGATTGGGCATAA
- a CDS encoding helix-turn-helix domain-containing protein codes for MINIEKFIDARKQLKLSQATLSDGICTQATLSKFENHQQIPAFDIMMALCERLDITLNDIFPIKVSKRQNETVLCHAMTSLGYQNLTNFDKYMYNLDGRLLGIFEVGKYQIMQYFATVIWRKDDGQAKQLIKQIDIVSLSSAQQYAFYAITLHYYYHSGRLDAARKIFEDLKKYKQLIFLDQYSIFHAITMYLLSQYQLLVKNYKCAMTFATEAIEQTTKNNSTYFLDNLFWLMIEVSDTWESQSFVVNEMIKSARVIAKMHGNEELLNKIEQRKRENGNDNIKNS; via the coding sequence ATGATAAATATTGAAAAATTTATTGATGCTAGAAAGCAATTAAAATTATCACAAGCTACCTTATCTGATGGTATTTGTACACAAGCAACGTTATCAAAATTTGAAAATCATCAACAAATACCTGCTTTTGATATCATGATGGCGTTATGTGAGCGTTTAGATATTACTTTAAATGATATTTTTCCGATAAAAGTGAGTAAACGGCAAAACGAGACAGTATTGTGTCATGCGATGACGTCACTTGGTTATCAAAATCTGACGAATTTTGATAAATACATGTATAATTTGGATGGACGGCTTTTAGGTATATTCGAGGTCGGAAAGTATCAAATCATGCAATATTTTGCAACTGTAATTTGGCGAAAAGACGATGGGCAAGCAAAACAATTAATCAAACAAATTGACATTGTGAGTTTATCATCAGCGCAGCAATATGCATTTTACGCCATTACCTTACACTATTATTATCACTCGGGTAGATTAGATGCGGCACGAAAAATATTTGAGGATCTCAAAAAATACAAACAGCTGATTTTTTTGGATCAGTATTCAATATTTCATGCGATCACAATGTATTTATTGTCACAATATCAGCTGTTAGTTAAAAATTATAAGTGTGCGATGACGTTTGCTACTGAAGCAATTGAACAAACTACCAAAAATAATAGTACCTATTTTTTGGATAATTTATTTTGGTTAATGATTGAAGTTAGTGATACATGGGAAAGTCAGTCGTTTGTGGTCAATGAAATGATTAAAAGCGCGCGTGTGATTGCTAAAATGCACGGTAATGAAGAACTCTTAAATAAAATCGAACAACGAAAAAGGGAAAATGGCAATGACAACATTAAAAATAGTTGA